In Nicotiana tabacum cultivar K326 chromosome 10, ASM71507v2, whole genome shotgun sequence, the DNA window TTATGTAGTTACTACTAATATTACACAAGCATATACCAAactcacttttcttttctttccataTTATGTAGTAAAACTTTCTactttctctttattttacttCTATTTCCACAATCATATGTGGAGTACCAAACAAGACATACCATCAAATTCAaccttttatttaattaacgTATTTCAACAGTTCTTATATGGTGGTGGTTCCTGGTAATTTCCTTCTTAGGAATAGTGATAGTGAGCATTCCATTCTCCATGGATGACTTCACATAATCAGCGCTAGAATTCATAGGCAGTGAAAAGGAAGTGAAGAATTTCCCACTGCTGCGTTCATAATGGTGCCAATTATCGTGATTATCATCTTTCCTCATTCTCTTTTCCCCAGTAATCTTCAGCACTCTATCATCCTCCACCTGCACAAGCATACATAACATATAATCAGTGGGTTCAATTAAACATTTTCTTTtgcacgaaccatagatatacTTTACCTCTGACCAGTTTTAAGGGTCATTTAATATTTTTGCGCgtccattaagaaaatactaagtatGAAGTATAATTTGCTAAATTATTCATAAATGATACCATTTGACTATTAAATGCTATTATTGGAAAGTGAGTACTGTCAATTTATGTGGCAGAATATCGGGAGTCAAACTTTTTAATTGTGAATGCAATCATGTAGctttaagttttttgaaataaaatataaatgttCAAAAACAATATAAAGCACTAATAAGTCAAAACAATtaataattcaaatatttaaaagacatgaaaaaaatatGGTCAAAGAAAACTTGTTTGACTCTTCAAATTTAAATGGTGCCATATAAATtgggataagggagttttttgACCCCCGCTTGTTCCATGGACAAAGCTTTAAGGTCACAAGTCAAACGTATTGCCCACAAGGTAATTGTATGGCAACAGTTGTTAAACTTGAAGTTTTGCCCATGAGGCAAGAGGGATCAAAAATCAATAGTTGCACCGGAGTATCCTATGTGTGCAAGTCACCCTTAATCACTTTTGACCTCTTTAATACCAAAGATAAAACTGGAAAAATTAATCGTCTTGGTTTTTTTTGACACATTTTTTAGGCTAAATAACACTTGAAACGGGACGGAAAGAGTATAGGTAAGAAATCACCAAAATTTAGACGCATAATTTCAAAAGTATAACATGTTTAGTGGTAAGAAGAATACCTGTATTTTCACTTCTTCTTTCTTGTAGCCATGCAAATTAGCTCTAAATATATGAGCCTCAGGTGTTTCTTTATACTCAATTTGAGCCATCGTTGCAGGAGCATGGTGGAAAGATGGTGCAGGAGCTATGAGAGATCGAGGGGCTTCCAAATAGAATTCATGGAAAGGATCCCAGACTTCATTATGATGAGCAAAAGGGTCGTGTACTTGGTGGTGTGCATGGTGAGAATAAGGATCGAACACTTGGTGTGCATGGTTTCTTCGACCAAATGCAGGCATGTGcgacattttttttttctttttttgctgtTTAAGGGAGAAAATTCAATGTGATTTATGGGGTTTCTTGCTGGAAATATTATGAATTGGAGAATGTATATATAGGGAAGTGATTCAGAAGTTTCACGAAATGGAATTTGTTTGAGAGGGATGTAAAGCTAAGGAGATGGTGTAATATGGAAGATTTTTACGGTTGAAATGAAAGAGAATGGAATTCCTTTAGGATGTGACGGGCACAATGGCGAAAACATAGGAAAGATTCGATCTGTATAAGAATGGAATAAAAAACAGAGGAAAATCCACTCAGGTTGTGCTAGCAAATTGTACAGTGTAAATATGCCTTTGGCTTTCTATGTTAAGCTTATAGTATTAGTTTAATTAGATGTGAAGATTAAGCCGACAATATACATAAACACATCTATTAGAAAGAAGCTGGTGATATGTTAAAAGAACTTCAAACCAGGGGCGGATCTAGTCTTGTAATTGTGATCGCTTTTAGACCTAGATTTATTTGTGTAAAATTCACTGaaattgttgaaaatttaaaaattttgcACTAAAAACTCAAATAAGGTGATGAATTCAGTGGTTGAAACTTGAGTAGTAAACCCATAAAAAGAtttcaaaatttcaatttattcACAGCGTTGATTTTCTTAGGAGTTCGACATTTCTATTTTACTCAAATTCCCCTACTTGATCCATACATGTAACAGCTAGTTACAAGAATAATCATTGTCATTTTATGCCTGTCAAAAATTAAGGTTGTAAAATGGACGGGTTAAATTGATTTGGGTGGGTCAAATGAGTTGAGCTAAACCACCCAAAAGTAACTTGAGCTGAGATGAGAGTCAAATTGGCCTAAAATTCGGGTCATAGCCCAACCCGTCAAACTCGTACCAAACTTTAATTATTTGTATTGTTTTCTTATGAATTATTCAATTGTCAAATaagaccttttttttcttttgttatggtcatatataacgtatcaaacaaaaaaaattgttATTTTTAAGATATTTTAGCAAAGTTACTCATGGATCAATTTGAGCTAAAAATTAGTCCAACTTTAGATGGGTTGAAATGAATTGAGTTAAGATGGCTAAGTTCAACAAATGGGCGGGTCAATAATTAGTCCAACCTTGAACACGTTGGACGGATCAAATgagtttgggctcaaattgccaccCATCAAACGTGTTGTTTGGACGTGTCTCTTCTAACTGTTCACATCTATACTATATTCGTTCCAATCTTTCAGTTCCGCCTACAACTTTATATGATCCCTATCCAGATGGAAGGAATATCATATATATGAACTAATTAGGAGTTTACATAGTGTGTAAATGTCTTGTACGGGATGATTAATTACATACACGTTTAATCAACACACTTGCTGAATGATGTGGGGCTAGAACTTTTCCCTTTTTTCCCCTCACCTTTCTTCAAAGCAAGACTTAGCTAATATGATCAGCTGATACTATTGTTAAATCATTACTAGTGAGACGGACCTATAATTTTTTTCGCGAGGGAGGCACTATTATTTTGCTCAATTAGTGCCCCTAAAGACTTTTAATGTTCAGGGTAccatattatttatataaatatttttaaggtgtacgtgtgtgtatgtgtatatatatttgcCAACGTTACAAGATCCAATGACACATTAGTGCTACACATAGATTCGCCTCTAGTTGGAAAGAGGAAAATGGATAAGAAAGAGCTAGGAAATAGCTCACGGTCAAAGCAAAACAGAGTGATGACCATTAACACGAATTTAATATGTGGTTCCATGATTGGCGCTTCATATAATTTTGACAATATATTTggctttttttcttctttttttttgagtgCCCTCTATTGGATTTTGCTATGTCCTTAAGAAATATTTGATACTCCCCAACGCTTGTCAAAGTAGAGACCTAATTTTATCTGCATAGTTCTAACTAGTTGCCAATTTGCCATATGTGATactttgtcacgatccaatttaggattgtgaccggcgcttaggagcaagtgctcccaagtaagcctcatcgaaaattttacagaaaatcggataGAGTTTCCCCTGTTTTTGGACCATCCCAAAATATTTCCtgtctcaaatcaacaaccaaacatcctaatatcatACCAAACAATTGACAACTTGTCAATTAACCAATACAAGTATCCACCATAACTAAATCACCAACTAACCCCtagaaaatactaatttatctccaactttgataaaTGAGAACGATACTCAACATAAGACTATAATAACGAAAaaatactcatgacactaaaataatgactatggaacgactctaagagttcaatgAAAGACcgtaacaataaataaaatctctgcccacgcgaacaagtgcgaggcaCACCGAGAAATATCAATATATGCGCTCTAACTAACGAAATCCTCACCTGCGTCAactgctgtctctgtaaaaaaaaattagcggggaatgagtggctagctcagtgagtaataacacttaaccacaacggtttttattggggacaactcagaaaacatgctagtatctcaaacagaagataacataaaaatgccctttcagaaacaataataaattttcagtctcatcatgtttttcttgtagtataatacaaataataatttagtaataagctcggtaaccactgtacaatatcaatattcacatttgggaggtttcaataaacgaatcatgtaatcggtataactgtggacttcttcgcaagaagtcaaatataacagtagtccctactcgaggaaaatcggtaacggtatgctagttctaccttcccactagcaaGAGCTATAACGGTAATctgtaattacaaggtgcaccaggtctaacgaacccgccgttagctacgagatccttcaatgtctactcccatttatacttgtctctgtaatccgtatatactcatagaaaatattttaaaacaatatagggcatttcggttcttatcaaatcatataatttcttttcgataacagtaaattcaagtaacagtaaaacagatctagtgacaacgaaaatatttaaaacaacggtaatcttctcaaataactatttcggtatcatatcgagtaaaagacttgtcccacatgcaacttAAAATAATcagtaacatattcatattaaagatcatgtgtaaatcatgcaagttatgaaaacacaaattgcggtaagattactactcacagtactcatGTTGAAATATCAAACTCGTCACCTCAAGCGATCTGTACGAttttcttcaatcaatctataatcaTATCAATATCGATCTTGTGTTAATTTCTTTGTTTAAGCTAATTCATAGCTAATATAGATTACCCAAATCCTCAGAGTTTTATGTTCTACCATCAATCTGCCGAATTATATTTATCCATACTATGAGTAATTCAACTAGTTTATAACCTATCAATTTCAACTTACTCATATATTTATTcatcaatatttttcttttatcccagaTTATGCCAaacatatgtataaatctaaatcATTAAGGATCACTGTCAACAATAATTTCTTTTGTACATACACTGAGATGATAATCTTAACCAAATTGAAGTAAGAAAATTTACCCTCTGAATTGAAAAATAATGCCTTCAACAAAAGCCCTTGAATCTCTGTTTGGTCCTATAATTTATTGATACTACTATATATAAAGGGCATTAAGAATTTGATTTATTTTCATATGAAACTGTTTCTTGTCCTCATGTAGTGCCTTACAAGCATTCAAGTTTCTACACTAGACTAAATTGTTTGCTATAAGATTAATAAAATACTTATTCATCTAATGAGAATCCATGTTTGTACTAAATTAAAAGTAACTTAAATTTTTTTGTTTCTTCCCTTAGTTAACAAAATAATCACTAATATTATGCTAAGTATTGAGTAAAGGAAATCTCATATAGATTACCATgggaaaaaaaattagaattcaatTACCTAACTTATTCTCCTCCTCCTTTAATCCGTTTGCTAAAAAAGAGCAAACCAACTTTGTGATTTTGCCTTCGATGCTCTGTTCGTTTTTGCTTCTGTCGAGTTAAATAGCTTGCCCCCAATTCCTTTGTTTACTTAACGTAGGGCTTTGACCCTAATTCATCTCttattgtatttttctttcggttagttattctttctttttttttgttgcaaattacttaattacctgtttttaaattttttttaatgagGAGTATTACAACTTATTAGTGTGAattatgagagagagagagaaaattattccatttacaaaataaaattttcttttgttttcttggACGATCTCATTACGGGGATggatagaatataatttttcccATAAAATTTATGCTTCCATCAAAGATTTGTATAATTGGAATTTGATATAAAAAATGaaacaatttattcattttttactAGCCTTCTTAAGCTCTTTAAACGTAAGAAGTACTAAGAATAAGCATAGCACGTGCTTAAAATTAGGGGTGAGCATATTTCGGTCAGAATCGAAGAAATCGACCgagccaaaaatatttttatttcggtTTCGGTTATTCGGTTTGTTCGGTCAGTTtcgatttaaaattttaaaatttcagtttttcgGTTATTAATTTATTTAGTTCGATTAACCGAAAAATCGAATTATTAGCATATAGGTTCTTTAAGTTATATATAGGCTAAGCCCATAGGTAATGAATTAATACTATTAGGTCCAATCAATCAAAGACTCAACCCAATTAAGTAAGTCCCGGCATATATGATAGTATGCCGGGAGTTATGATCCATAATAGTGTGCAAAGTttagtctatttttttttataaacatAATATTTCCAAGAAGTGCGAAGTTTTGGAAAAAAACAACAAATTCGCCAGTCCTTTTATTACATAGAAGAAGCCCAATATGATAATGTTCAAACCGAAAACGAATTGAACCGAACTTATTTAAGTTCGGTTTCGATTACTACTTTTACAAAATCGAAAACCAAATAATCGAATGTTttcaaaccgaaccgaaccgaacgCGCACCCTAACTTAAAACACAAGAACTGCATCCACCGAAGTTCTGCGTATGTTGTTTGTTTCTGTTTTTCTAATAGGAACTACTcgtacttccattctactttaac includes these proteins:
- the LOC107763065 gene encoding 18.1 kDa class I heat shock protein, producing the protein MSHMPAFGRRNHAHQVFDPYSHHAHHQVHDPFAHHNEVWDPFHEFYLEAPRSLIAPAPSFHHAPATMAQIEYKETPEAHIFRANLHGYKKEEVKIQVEDDRVLKITGEKRMRKDDNHDNWHHYERSSGKFFTSFSLPMNSSADYVKSSMENGMLTITIPKKEITRNHHHIRTVEIR